The Geothrix sp. DNA segment AATGACGCCGCCGCGAGGATCTGGTTCCGAGCCCTCTCGACCTACCTGACGGCCAGCTCGAACTACGCCGCGGCCCGCACCGCCTCCATCAGCGCCGCCAAGGATCTCTACGGCGCCGGCAGCGCGCAGGAACAGGCCGTGTGGAACGCCTTCCACGGCATCAACGTGGGCGCCGCCTGGACATCCACCGGCGGCGACACCACCGCCCCCACCTCCACGGCCTCCGAGTCCGGCACCACGGGCACCATCACCCTCTCTGCCACCGCCACCGACAACGTCGGCGTCACCAAGGTCGAGTTCTACATCGACGGCGCCCTCGTCGGCACCAGCACCACCTCGCCCTACAGCGTCACCTACAACTCCGCCAACCTGGCCAACGGCACCCACAGCCTCGTCGCCAAGGCCTATGACGCCGCCGGCAACGTCGGTTCCTCCTCCGCCGTCAGCTTCAGCACCAGCAACACCACCACCGGCACCACCTTCAACGAGGTGGAGAGCAACAACACCCGAGCCACTGCCAACGTGGTCGGCGATACCGTCAACAAGATCGTCGGCTACATGAGCTCCACCACCGACATCGACTACTTCAAGGTCAACGTCCAGCCCGGCAAGAGCATCACCGTCAACATGACCGGCCCCTCCGGCGTCGACTACGACCTCTACTTCCTCAACAGCAGCGGCACCACGCTGAAGAGCAGCCTGGGCAGCACCGCCACCGAGAGCATCACCTACAGCAACACCTCGGCCACGGCCACCGTGTTCTACATCAAGGTGATCGCCTACGCCGGCTCCAGCACCACCACCCCCTACAACCTCGCCCTCACCCGCTGAGGCACCACCTCCCCAGACAGGGCCGCGCGAGCGGCCCTGTTTTTCGTTAGACTGCCCCCATGGCGGTCCTGATCGCAGAACCAGACGAAGTCGAGGCCCGGCGCATGATCGAGGGCCTGGCCTCGGAGGGCTTCCTCTGGGAGTGGGTGAAAACCGGGCACGACGCCCTGGCCCGGGCCTCCGCCTGCGAGGCCCTGGTTGCGGAGATCGCCCTGCCGGGCATCTCGGGCATGGATCTCGTCGGGCGTTTGAGGGAATCCGGGATCACCACCCCCCTGATCTTCGTGACGACGCTCTGCACCCCGGAACACCGCGTGCGTGGGCTCGAAGCCGGCGCCGATGACTACCTCTGCAAGCCCTTCACCATGCCGGAGCTGGCGGCCAGGCTGCGGGCCCTCATCCGGCGGAGCCGGATGCCCTCCCGGCTCCGCCGGGTGGGCGTGGCCGACCTGATCTGGGAGCCGGATCTGCGTCGGGTGCACCGGGGGGAGCGTCGCCTCGACCTCACGCCGAAGGAGTACACCCTGCTGGCCCTCCTGCTGGAGCGGCCCGGCCAGGTGGTCAGCCGGGACGAGATGGCCCTGGCCCTCTGGGGCGGCGAGAATCACCGGCCTGACCTGCGGAGCCCCAATGCCCTGGATGCCCAGATCCGGCGCCTCCGGGCGAAGGTGGACGGCCCTTTCGATCGCCCCCTGCTGCACACCCAGCGGGGACGCGGCCTGGTCATCGAGGCACGGTAGGGCCGGTCAGCGCTCCAGCAGCACCTTGGCGTGCTCGATGGCCTCCGCGCGATCGGGCTGGCCCGACAGAAGCCGCGCCAGCTCCCGGGTGCGGGCTACCCCCGCGACCCAGCTGAGGGCGCTGCGCGTGCGGCCGCCTTCAGTCTCCTTGTGCAGGCATCCGTGCCGGTCCGCCCGGGCCGCCACCTGGGCCAGGTGGGTCACCGCCAGGACCTGGTGGGCCCGACCCAGCTCGGCCACCGCCTGTCCCACGGCCAGGGCCGTCTCGCCCCCAAGCCCCGCGTCCACTTCATCCAGCACCAGGGTGAGGCCCTCGCGGACGCCCGCGCCCAGGGCCAGTCCCGCACCCACCAGGGCCAGCATGAGACGGCTCAGTTCGCCGCCGGAGGCGATCTTGGCCAGGGGGCGGAAGCCCTCGCCGGGATTGGGTTCGATCCAGATG contains these protein-coding regions:
- a CDS encoding response regulator transcription factor, with the translated sequence MAVLIAEPDEVEARRMIEGLASEGFLWEWVKTGHDALARASACEALVAEIALPGISGMDLVGRLRESGITTPLIFVTTLCTPEHRVRGLEAGADDYLCKPFTMPELAARLRALIRRSRMPSRLRRVGVADLIWEPDLRRVHRGERRLDLTPKEYTLLALLLERPGQVVSRDEMALALWGGENHRPDLRSPNALDAQIRRLRAKVDGPFDRPLLHTQRGRGLVIEAR